In the genome of Streptomyces aquilus, the window TTCCTTGCCCCGGCGCGTGATGACCGTGGGTACGTCGTCGCGGTCCGCACGCTCCACGACTTCCGCCAGGTGGGCGCGCACGTCGCGGATGGACTCTGTGGGCAGCGGCCGCGTCATGCGCTCAAGCGTACCGAGTGTGCCATGTGTACACAATCTGGGTCCTAGTTGCTTCGCGGCGGGGTGAGCTTGTCGAGGTCCAGGCTGATCTCGAACGGCACGGGGCGCTTCAGGGTGCCCCGGAAGATGCCGGCGGGTGCGTAGGCGCCAGTCGGTTCGTCGAGTTCGTAGACGTGGACGACAGGGGCGCCGTTCTCGTCCTCGATGCACCAGTAGTGCGGGATGCCGGCCTCCGCGTACTTGCGCAGCTTGACCGTGCGGTCCCGGTGCGCGGACTCGGGTGAGGCGACCTCGATGACCAGTCGCACCTCGTCCGGCGCGAACCAGGTGCGGTCTCCGTCGTAGTCGGCCGTTGTCAACAGCAGATCCGGCTCGGGCCGGTTTCGCTCGTCGAGCTTTATGGTCATCTCGCGGCCGACCCTGACATCGCCGGGCGCCTGCTCCATGAGAGCGACGGTGAGCATGGTGACGAGGTGGCCGTGCCACCACCTCTGCGGCGACATCATGAAGACAAGCGCTCCGTCGATCAGCTCGGTGTGGCGGGGTGCCTCGGGGAGGCGGTCCAGGTCCTCCGCGAACCAGCCTTCCTCGCGCGGCGGGCGCATCCAGTCGGGCAGTGCGGTCATGGCCCAACGGTAGCGACTGGACGAGGGCTGGGGCGCGTGATCCGCGTAGCGGTGGTGTGACGGTGCGGGGCCGGGCGCATTCCTTTTCATGTTCCGCCCTTCCGGAATCGGGGTGTCCGGAAAATGTCCTCTGCTTTCCCTGCCCTTTGTTCTCTAAATCGTTTCTTTAACTTCCCTTAGGCTGTCCTTTGTTGTGGGGAGGGGGCCGTTAAGGCGGTGTTGCGCTTTCTGTGAGCGACCGGAAAACCGTTGAAGCAGGTGCGCGCTCATGTGAGGCTAGGCTCATCTAGTCAGACCTGCGGAGATTTTGGGGGAGATTTCTATGGGCTCGCCTTTAGCGGTGTCGTCCGCGCTGCCGGAGCAGAGGTCCGGGGAGGTGGGCCCGTGGACGATCCTCGTCGTGGAGAGCGATGCGGCGAGCAGGGAGATCCTCGTGGCCGACCTGTCCCGGAGCGGACAGGACGTCGAGGCAGTGGAAACCGGCCAGGAGGCACTGGATCGCGCCCGCGAGTACGACCTCGTCCTGCTCGGCATGAAGCTGCGGGACCTGGACGGGCTGCATGTGTGCCGCCTGCTCCGGGCCACCACCGACACACCCGTCATCTTCATCGGCTCGGCCGCCTCGGAACTGGACACCGTGCTGGCCCTGCGGGCCGGCGGCGACGACTATCTGGCGCGGCCGTACGGACTGCGCGAACTCATGGCACGGATCGGCGCTGTCATGCGGCGGGCCTCGTCCTGCGGGCAGGCGCCCCCACTGCTGGAAAGAGGGCGGCTGAGCATCGACGTACAGAAGCGGGAAGTGAAATACGGCGGGCGTTCTCCGCGGCTGACCCGCAAGGAATTCGAATTGCTTCTGCTCCTCGCGCGAAATCCCGGAAAGGTGATCTCACGCGAGGAGATCGTCAGTGCGGTGTGGGGGAGTTCCTGGTCCCAGCGCACCGTCGACACGCACATCAGCAATCTTCGCTCAAAGCTGGGTGACCGTGGCCTGATCGTCTCGGTTCGAGGCGTCGGATTCATGATGGCCAAGGCCTGATCCCCGTACCGGCTGCCCCGTGCCGGTGCCGAAGTCCGCCCAGCCGTGGCGCAGCCGGTCGAAGACGGCCTTCAGGTCCTCCGGCGAGTGATCGCCGTACGTGGCGAGGAAGTTGGCCTCCAGCACGAAACGGGCGAGCGTCGTCGTCAGCAGGTCGCCCTCCGGGACCCCGGCCTCCTCGGCGAGCGTGGCGGCGAGGCTCGCCTCCCAGTGCCGCCGCACCCGGCCGGCGTACTCCAGCAACGCCGGTGTGGACTTGACCAGTTCGACGAAGTCCTCGCCGGACGGACCGTCGGGGGCGGGCTGCGCCGCGGGCACCAGATGTGCCTCCAGCGCGTCCAGCATCGACGTCCCGGGCGCGCGGTCGCGGACCGCCGCCGTCAGTGCGCGTTCGTACTCGTCCTCGGCGTCGAAGACCAGCGCCTCCTTGCACGGGAAGTACGCGAACAGCGTGCTCACCGCCACTTCCGCGGCGTCCGCGATCTCCGCGACGGTCACGTTCTCGAATCCGCGCTCGCGGAACAGGGTGAACGCGGTGTCCGCCAGGCGCTTGCGCGTCTGCGCCTTCTTCCGTTCTCGCAGTCCCGCCACTCCGGCACCCTCTCGCAACGACCGTCGTCCTCGGCGCGGCATCAGGGGCGCCGATCCGCTGAGTGAGCGTACAGGGCCGGGCCGCGGTATGTCTGTGATCGTCAGCGAGAAGAGGCTGGTCGGAGGCGCGCCCCGACGGCCGTACTGGATGTTTTGTCCCCATTTACCGAGGCCCGCCATGCCTCCGGCCGGGAGCCTCGACCTCCCTGCCTCACCCCTTCTGACCTGCTGAGACACCTCCTTGTCGAAGTGTATCCACGAGTGAGTACGGAAGCTGAGTGCATCGGTATTGACACGTACCGGAATCTCGTATCTACTCTGAACTCGTAGTTACTTCGAAAATTTGAGGGGAGCTCATGGAAGTCACCGCAACGCGTCGCTGGCTGGCCCTCGGCGCACTCGCACTCGCGATGCTGACCGTGGGGCTCGACATGACGGTGCTCAACATCGCCCTGCCCACGCTGGCCCGTGATCTGCACGCCGGCACCGCGGCGCTGCAGTGGTTCAGCACGGCGTACACGCTGACGCTGGCGGGCGTGATGCTGCCCGCCGGTGCGCTCGGGGACCGGTTCGGGCGGAAGAAGTTCGTGTTCGGGGCGCTGGTGCTGTTCGGCGGCGCCTCGGTCTGGTGCGCGTTCGCCTCGTCGTCGACCGAGCTGATCATGGCGCGGGTGCTGCTCGGGGTCGCGGCGTCGGTGCTGATGTCCCTGTCGATGGGGATGATCCCGGTGCTCTTCCCGGACCCGGCGGAGCGCGGCCGCGCCACCACCGTGTGGATCACCGCGGTGACCCTCGGCATGCCGCTCGGCCCGATCGTCGGCGGACTGCTGCTCGACCACTTCTGGTGGGGCTCGGTGTTCCTGGTGAACATCCCGACGGTCATCATCGGGGCGTTCGCGGTGGGCCTGCTGGTGCCGGAGACGCGCAGCCAGACCCGCCGGCCCATCGACCCGGTGAGCGTGCTGCTCTCGGCGGCCGGGTTGGTCGGACTGACCTACGGCCTGATCCGCTTCGGCGACGAGGGCTGGGGCGACGGCATCGCCTGGGCGACCTTCGGCGCGGGCCTGCTGCTGATCATCGGCTTCGTCGCCTGGGAGCGCACCCGGGAACACGCCCTCGCCGACCTCAGCCTCTTCGGCGACCGCGGATTCCGCATGGGGACGTTCTTCCAGCTGATCAACGCCTTCGCGATGTTCGGGCTGTTCTTCACCATCCCGCTGTACTTCCAGTCGGTGCTCGGCGTCGACTCGCTCGGCAGCGGTCTGCGGATGCTGCCGATGATCGGCGGTCTGCTGGTGGCCTCCAACTTCCTGGAGGGCCTGAGCGACAAGATCGGTCTCAAGCTGACGCTGATGCTCGGCTTCGGGGCCCTCGCGCTCGGCATGGGGCTCGGCGCGATGACCGACATCGACACCTCGTACGGCTTCGTCGCCACCTGGATGGTCGTCGTCGGCCTCGGCATCGGCCTGGTGCTGCCCACCTCCATGTCCCTGGCCGTGGGCGCGCTCACCCCCGAGCGGGCCGGCGCCGGATCGGCCCTGCTGTCGGCGCTGCGCCAGGCCGCCGGCACCACCGGCGTGGCCGTGCTCGGCACCGTGCTGTCCACGCGGTACCACTCCGAACTCGGCCCGCTCGACCATGAGCCGATCTCCGACGGCGTCGGATCAGGAGTGGCCGTGGCCGACAGGCTCGGCGACCACTCGATGCTCCACGACGTCCAGACGGCGTTCCTCGGCGGCATGGACCTGCTGCTGGTCGTCTGCGCCGCCATCGCGGTCGTCGGCCTGCTGCTCTCGGCGGTCGCCACCAAGAGCCGCCCGGCGGAATCCGCGGCCAAGCTGCCCAAGTCGGAGACCGCGCCGGTCGCCTAGCCGACAACAGCGTCACCGAACGCACCGCAAACCCGAGGCTCTCCCACGAGGAAGTGATGCACATGCGCAGCATGGTTACCGTCTCGAAGATGGATCGGGACGCGATCCCCGAGGTGTCGAAGCTGTTCGCGGAGTTCGACAGCACGGAGATCCCGGGGCTGATCGGACTGCACCGCCGCCAGCTGTTCATCCACCACGGTGTCCAGGTCCACCTGTACGACTTCGTCGAGAAGTCCGACCAAGCCGCACTGGAGAAGGCCAAGTCCGACCCGCGCATGGCCAGGCTCTCGGTCGACCTCCAGCCGTTCGTGACGCCGTACGAGCCCGAGACGTGGAACTCCCCGGCCGACTCGGCGGCTTCCTGCTTCTACGCCTGGGAGGGGGAGCCGGAGGGGAGGCCCGGGCCGACGGAGACCACCGTCACTCTCGCCCGGATGGAGGCCGACGCCATTCCCGAAGTCACCGAGATCTTCCGGGACTTCGACGCCACCGCGCAGTTGATGGGCATCCGCCGACGCCAGCTCTTCGTCTTCAAGGACCTGTGCATCCACATCCAGGACCACGCCCGCCGCGACGACGCGGACATCGCGCAGAAGGCCGCGACGGACATCTGGTTCGGCCACGTGCTGCGTGAACTGCCGCGCCTCGCCCCGCAGGAGCCGACACCCGACGGGCACGCGATCCGCTTCTACGGATGGGAGGCGTCCTGACGTACCACGCGAAGAGCCGCTGACAGCGGCGGCGGCCGGGCCGGACCGGACGGCAGTGTCGGCCCGGCCCGGCCGCACGGCCACCCTCGAACAAGCACAGAGCAACACACAGCAATACGGACAAACGCCGAGACGCGTGAGGCGACCGATGGCAGGACAGCAGAGCCGTACCGCCGACGAGGCGGTGTGCGCGGGGCAGTTGAGCATCGAGCAGCGGATGGGGGAGGCGCTCACCGAGTACGCGCGGGACGTCGAGCCCCTGGACGAGGGCGTCCTCGGCATCCGCGCGGCATCGGCGGGCCCGGCCTGTCTGCACCTGGACGCGGAGCCGATCCTCCTCGGCTACCTGGTCCACCGGCTCGCCCCCGGTCTGCGCCTCGTCCGCGGCATGCCCGGCCGACTCGAACTGCGCCACCGCGACGGACACGGACGCCTCGTCTTCCATCTCGACGCCGCCGCCGAACACGTGCTCGACGTGTGGAGGCGGGATCTCGCCACGGTCTACCCGAACCTCGTCACCGTCCACT includes:
- a CDS encoding Uma2 family endonuclease, with product MTALPDWMRPPREEGWFAEDLDRLPEAPRHTELIDGALVFMMSPQRWWHGHLVTMLTVALMEQAPGDVRVGREMTIKLDERNRPEPDLLLTTADYDGDRTWFAPDEVRLVIEVASPESAHRDRTVKLRKYAEAGIPHYWCIEDENGAPVVHVYELDEPTGAYAPAGIFRGTLKRPVPFEISLDLDKLTPPRSN
- a CDS encoding response regulator transcription factor, yielding MGSPLAVSSALPEQRSGEVGPWTILVVESDAASREILVADLSRSGQDVEAVETGQEALDRAREYDLVLLGMKLRDLDGLHVCRLLRATTDTPVIFIGSAASELDTVLALRAGGDDYLARPYGLRELMARIGAVMRRASSCGQAPPLLERGRLSIDVQKREVKYGGRSPRLTRKEFELLLLLARNPGKVISREEIVSAVWGSSWSQRTVDTHISNLRSKLGDRGLIVSVRGVGFMMAKA
- a CDS encoding TetR family transcriptional regulator, which produces MAGLRERKKAQTRKRLADTAFTLFRERGFENVTVAEIADAAEVAVSTLFAYFPCKEALVFDAEDEYERALTAAVRDRAPGTSMLDALEAHLVPAAQPAPDGPSGEDFVELVKSTPALLEYAGRVRRHWEASLAATLAEEAGVPEGDLLTTTLARFVLEANFLATYGDHSPEDLKAVFDRLRHGWADFGTGTGQPVRGSGLGHHESDASNRDDQATVTQL
- a CDS encoding MFS transporter, with the translated sequence MEVTATRRWLALGALALAMLTVGLDMTVLNIALPTLARDLHAGTAALQWFSTAYTLTLAGVMLPAGALGDRFGRKKFVFGALVLFGGASVWCAFASSSTELIMARVLLGVAASVLMSLSMGMIPVLFPDPAERGRATTVWITAVTLGMPLGPIVGGLLLDHFWWGSVFLVNIPTVIIGAFAVGLLVPETRSQTRRPIDPVSVLLSAAGLVGLTYGLIRFGDEGWGDGIAWATFGAGLLLIIGFVAWERTREHALADLSLFGDRGFRMGTFFQLINAFAMFGLFFTIPLYFQSVLGVDSLGSGLRMLPMIGGLLVASNFLEGLSDKIGLKLTLMLGFGALALGMGLGAMTDIDTSYGFVATWMVVVGLGIGLVLPTSMSLAVGALTPERAGAGSALLSALRQAAGTTGVAVLGTVLSTRYHSELGPLDHEPISDGVGSGVAVADRLGDHSMLHDVQTAFLGGMDLLLVVCAAIAVVGLLLSAVATKSRPAESAAKLPKSETAPVA
- a CDS encoding TcmI family type II polyketide cyclase, with amino-acid sequence MRSMVTVSKMDRDAIPEVSKLFAEFDSTEIPGLIGLHRRQLFIHHGVQVHLYDFVEKSDQAALEKAKSDPRMARLSVDLQPFVTPYEPETWNSPADSAASCFYAWEGEPEGRPGPTETTVTLARMEADAIPEVTEIFRDFDATAQLMGIRRRQLFVFKDLCIHIQDHARRDDADIAQKAATDIWFGHVLRELPRLAPQEPTPDGHAIRFYGWEAS